TAGGGCAAGGTGTATGGTATGAAAAAGAAAGGTCTTTATCTCACCCTGACACTACCCCCTCAACCTGACATTCTTGCTCACTGTGCTTTATATACATATTACACGCTACATCatactttgtttttctctaaGCATATTGTTTGTCTTCCTGTCTctacattttttattgtgattccttttttccttctatttgaaTACAATCCATCTTCACTAATTCGTACCTCCTTCGTGTCTACCAGTGTTACTTTTTTATGTACAACTTCTGACTCTTTTTGAACTGTTGCTTATTTGTGACATCTAGACTATATTTTATCccttattatattaaaaatcataTGCAAATCTTGATTTGTCAGCTAAATTCTAATTCCTATGAAGGCaacgattctcttccattcttcaTATATCCTCCATTTAATCCAGCACCAAGCACATAATAGCTCAATATTTATTATTAGTATAATTGTAGGTACAAAAAGCAGTGGAGTGTGTTCATTGTATTAGTGGTCTTGGAacttaaatatgaatattttttctgatttccctTGAGATTAAATTTTGACAATGAAAGAGGTATGCTCAAATAACAGACGTCTGTGTTCACACTATTATTGGAAAGGAAGTTCCATTAAAGGATGCTCAGTTACCTGCAGATTCTTTGAATAGGAGCAAGTATCCATAATATGTGATGTTATaggtttttaaatattctagaacTCTGAAAAGTAATGTGTGTGTAAAGGTGGAAGGAAAACTGGCTTTCAGTTATTGAAAAAATCACAAACCAACACCCTAAGGATTGttgttaatatataaaatacaaataataggacaatattagtaatttttataCTTGAGTTATATTATTCTGaagaatgtttttcaaaaaaaaaaacagttgttttCTGCATGCAGAAAGTTCAGAGGTCAATGTCAGGTAAATGGCAAAGCACAATTTGTtacaaataaagttaaatttgGTTTCTGTAATGCATtcgctatgtgactttgggcataTTACTTAAGTAACCCTTCTGAGCCttaatttcttcacctataaagtaGAGACAGTAATAACTTCAAAAGATCAGATTGAGGGCTAGAAAAGATAGGTCATCTGATGTGTCAAGCACATTACCTCCTCTTCATAGGCATCTAACCCATGCACATTGTGTTTTGCTAcctttctccccttcttcctcatGTTAGTTACACATTATTTAATTCTAAACCTTACTTAAAATGTTGCCCTGATAGAGTATCATATATCATAGCACATTTTGATATCTGTAAGAAAGTTATTTCTAATTCTAGCAGTAATCCAGTGGGAAACTAGACTTGGAAAAGGATGTTGTCAATAATGTGAcatgaatatttttcaaagaatttgtgtattttttggttTCACTTCAAAGTAGtgagtttgaaaaaatattaaaatatttaatattaagcttaaaaaatacattaagacATTTTTTGTTAGTTTGAGGTGCCATATAATTTTCTGAAATTAGTCAAAAGATCTCagtgacaaaataaaattttgccaAGTTAACTAGGGAAatagtattataaataaaataattttaaccagACCCTTTGAGGAATGGAGTTTTCTGGCTAACAATCCCTTTTGTTTCACCTCTTCACATAAATGTTTACAAGCATTATGATTCACTCTCATGCCTTAGAGTAATAGATGTATAGAATATAGGAACTTCTTTGTAGACTGAGGATCTTTCATCATTCTAAATAATAGCTTTTATCGTATGACAGTGTGGATGATGGCCTTATAAGCAGGAGGAGATTAGGCTCTAAGTAATCACAGGGCATATTATGAAAAGTGACCAGCCTCCACCATCCCCTCCTCCCATTCTCTAATCCCTAATCAGTTTTACTTTAATTTTCATGTCCTTACTTCTGAAAATGGAGTATAGAACGTTTCCTAACAAGTTGAGAGTTTGGGTCTTAGAACTTAAAATTTATTGAAGGAGACTTGGGAGATTATTTAGCCTAacaccctcattttatagattaaaaatctCTGAGGCATAGATTAATTGACTTGCTCAAGGATACTAAGCAGATtcactaaaagaaacaaaaatttaggTTTCCTCATTAAGCTGACACTTTAACAGTGTCCCAAATTTTGGTGGTTATCTTTGATCTTCTTTGAAACAGGTAGATCGACACTTGAGAAAGCTGGATCAGGAACTGGCTAAGTTTaaaatggagctggaagctgataatgctggaattacagaaatATTAGAGAGGCGTAAGTAAAATTTACAGTTTTCCATCAATATTGGACAGTACATGTGCAAATTGCTGAGAAGACCTTGTCCCACACAGGCTTTTGAAATCCTGCCCTTCAGTGGATGGTGGCATCCAGGCCAGATAGCTTGGACCCTAGCAGTTGGAAATGTTTGGGTCATGGATACTGAGAGAGATAGTATAGGATATCATCCACTCACTCTTTATGAAACaacatattaaattattttatatccatATATACTAGTAAGTTGAGTGGTAAGAACAAATTTAAAGAAACGTAACCATCGGGAGACAAATTAACCATCTTGCATTAAGTGTGTTGACTTTACTCTGCCTCTTTATACACTTAAGCTTTGAGGAAGGTTGTTAGTTTCTCTTCTTAAGAATTACTTTATGGCTTTTCCTTAACTGCATATACTGAAAAAGACTCACATTGGTTTCATAACACTAcctctttttcttaaagaagtgttttcttctttcccttatcAGCAAGAAaccattttaatatttctttgcaaGGCTCTATTTGATCTCCTGCTATAACTGACCCCTGTCACTTCTTTGGTGTGACTTCCCAAAAATGGAAGCATGAGCACTGTTTCCTTAACTAATTTAGCATTTCTTCCAACCTAAATAGGTAATTTACATAAATCAGTTAGTGTGGTACTAGGTGTAGAGTAGGCACTCACTAGATGTTAATTGAACCAAATTAATATTATGGCTAATTTCTACTAGAATTTAATTAAAActttcaaacatattttttcttggtGCATTTCAACAGTAAAGAATATGTACCTGTTTCTACATACAGATGAAAGATTTCTTTACAGTGCCAATCTATGTATCTCTCTACTCACTAGAAGTCAGCTAGGGAAGCCAATCCCAAATCTGTCTTGGTATCCATAGTTGCATTTTTGTGTTCAAAAGTAGATCCATCACTTTAGATAATCATCCTATTTATTTGTGATACTTTTCTTCTGGAGGAACCCTATATAAAGATAATAAGTATTTtgagacaaaattaaaaattctttagctgctttgattttttaaaaatgctgatgaTAGCTGTGAGTAGTGATAATTCATGCCTATTCAGTACTGCAGGAAGGTTAATAAAGCATCCTCTGTAAGGACACAGACATATGAAACAAAATTGGATCAAGTTATAAAAATTGCTCCACCCTGTGCCCTGCCATAATTTCATCTCAAGGGATCAAAAATAAacccagaaaaatatatttagaggTATTTTAAAGCTTGGTGTTAGAGATTCTATTCCTCACTTTTTGCGAACAAAATCCCTAACTTCTTTTAGGAAGTCTTTATTATCATAATGTTATTTTAAtgatcaaatgatttttttcatatagtATTGTCCCCCATCACGTAGAACTTTAGAATCTCCCATTTCTTCAACTCAGTAAAACTAGGTTGACTCTTACCAGTAATGAGATTACAatgtccattcatccatttatatGGCACCCACTGTGGTGAATTCCCTAATTAGTCACGAGTATGCCTTGAGCCATTTTGTACTTAAGATAAATATTGGGAAAGGGATAACTTATTGTTTAGAGAGAGGATAACTCAGTGTGGGATGGACAGTGGTGATCCTCTAACATATCTGGCTAAAATAAATACAGGCATATGCATCACAACTTGCTAGTCCTCTGCTGGGTAAGGTAACTCATTGCCTGTAGTTGAGTGACATGTGAAGTTCTGCGGTGACATTTAATGGTGGTGTATCTCTGTGCCTCTCTTCTTTTAGGATCTTTGGAATTAGACACTCCTTCACAGCCAGTGAACAATCACCATGCTCATTCACATACTCCAGTGGAAAGTAAGTTTGGTGTAGTGcagctaagttttaaaaacaatgaaaacctTATTATATCACCtgtatgttctctttttttaactCTACACAACCAATTGAGAAATaaatcccttctttttttttcattgcaagTACTGGCGGACTTATCTTTTTCCTTGGGGGGAGCATATGTGATTCGGAAATGAGTATTCTGTTTTCTCTTAAGTGCATAGAAGGAGAATGTGTAGTACTAATAGCATATATTCCCTTCATACACATACCTGATTCTCCTTAGGGAGCTTTTCAACTGAGCATTCTCCTTAGGGAGCTTTTCAACTGAGCCAAAcaataaactattttataataGGCCTTTGTCTTTTTCATCCTTGCTTCTCCAATGCTTAACCTAATGTTTGGCATATAATTAAGTCTGAATGGTTGGTAAGTCAGTGAGTGGATGAATTGTTAGTTAGATGACTGGCTGGCTGGTTGATAACAGTCAAAAAATGACTGTATCAGTGCATCTTTTGACACATCAATTTGGTGGGAAAAGATAGTTGACTGAAAACTATTTTAAGTGGTAGATagtgttttgaaaacaaaatttcccTCACATTGTATATGAGCCCATGGTGTATCTTGGGTTATCTTTAGTACTTTGCTAGAAGTTTTTTAAATGGTGGAGAAGTCTACTCTTAATAAACATGTGACACAGAGTTCTGCTTGTCCTGCCTTCTGAGGAAACATCATGTTCTGTATTTTATGAGGAACCCAGATCATACTGTTTCACGTTATAACTGGATATAAGTATTATGCCTTGTCCATAGTTCtctaaagtttaaaaacacatgaattctttatttatatttagaaaggAAATATAATCCAACTTCTCACCATACGACAACAGATCATATTcctgaaaagaaatttaaatctgAAGCTCTTCTATCCACTCTTACGTCAGATGCCTCTAAGGAAAATACACTAGGTaagttaattttcttaaatatgattgctttgtttgtttgtgttagAATAAGGGGAAATAAAGTCTTTCAGGATTAATGAATCATACAGTTTCTTTACCTGGTTAAAGTATACatatggagaaagaagaaaaaggaaaaccaaatacATTATTCAGTTGACTTAATGTACAAgtgacattaaaaattttaatgatgaTATGTCTGTGCTGGGAAATAATGTAATTTAGACTCACTAACATTATGTTCTCTGcaaccatttttatttcttttttacgtCTACACAGGTTGTCGAAATAATAATTCCACAGCCTCTTCTAACAATGCCTACAATGTGAATTCCTCCCAACCTCTGGGATCCTATAACATTGGCTCGTTATCTTCAGGAACTGGTGCAGGGGCAATTACCATGGCAGCTGCTCAAGCAGTTCAGGCTACAGCTCAGGTAAAAAGTAAAGGGTTTAGAGACAAAATGTTACATTTTGTCAGAATCATTGGAAACCTAATAGAAATAACTGGATGTGAACAAATAGTTTTCTAacattgtatattttcatttttaagtcaTGATTTCATGATGTGATATTTTAgttaatgaaataatatgtagaAATTACCTGATTgataatgaaaactaaaaaataggtTTATCATGCGGATTATATGCAGACCCTTCTCACAATAACTGCTCATGTTGCCCATGTTCTTGACTGCAGTCCACAGCACATGCTAGCATAGTTCTTCGTTCTTTCTGCCAGTTCCAAGGCTTCCCCTGTAGCCTTAGACTTAGGTCATCTTGAGTGTGTTGACTTCTGTATAGTTTGTCTATATTCCAAATTAAGAAGTTGCCCATCCCATAGTTTATATTCTAACTGcgtaaaatcttattttaaatctttaaataaaaaaggttaggctgggcatggtgactcacacctgtaatcccagctgtttggtaggccgaggcgggtggatcacttgaggtcaggaattcaaaaccagcctggtcaacatggtgaaactccatctctactaaaaatacaaaaaaagtagctgggtgcgtggtgggtgcctgtaatcccagctactcggtaggctatggcaggagaattgcttgaacctgagaggcagaggttgcagtgagccaaaatcgtgccactagACTCCAGCCCAAGCGACAGatcgaaactccacctcaaaaaaaaaaaaaaccttaaattcCAGTGATGAAAATAATAgtttaaacaatataaattaacatttgataaaccaaaataaaactataatttgtaaaacttgaaaaagaaaatctacatatttacatatattgatgCTATCAATGAATGTCTATTTAAGATGAAGGAGGGACGAAGAACATCAAGTTTAAAAGCCAGTTATGAAGCATTTAAGAATAATGACTTTCAGCtgggaaaagaattttcaatggCCAGGGAAACAGTTGGCTATTCATCATCTTCGGCACTTATGACAACATTAACACAGAATGCCAGTTCATCAGCAGCTGACTCACGGAGTGGTCGAAAGAGCAAGTAAGTTTTATTGTTACAGTAGCCCTACACGTTTACTGAACACTTGGTCTACTTGACACTTCAGCCAGGCCTCTTTATGTTAAAGGCAGGATATAACGGATTAAAATTAACCTTGCAGAGGTAGGGAGACATGCAGTTTTCATTTTATAGTGCCATACTTTGAAGGGGTCAAGTCTTTAAAAAGTGTTagagttgtttttaatttttctagagtCGTAAATTGAGTTTGTTAATACATGACTtctatttatcttcttttattcATTAAGATAAATCATTTTATGGAACTGCTTTTCATTTATTACCCTTTATTTTGCCATGTGTTTCAAGGTAAATTAATGCAATGCAAATTATatcttggtgattttttttttttaaacaagatttttcattttgattaacAGCAAGCAAGGCATCTTCATTCTTAGTCTTGGGTCCCAAAAACTTGATAGTATAAAAATATCCCTAGATTTTATATATGAGACTTGGGATGATTTTATAAGCTTTAAATATGAAAACTTAATAGCATTTATCACTGTCTATCCCAGGTAACTGAATATGCTGGGTGTTTATACATAATGAAAGTTCAAATGCTAGGCCAAAATAATTAGTTACCTAGTagttatattttctgtatttttaaatatgttatattttttgTGAATTAATCCCTTAAAGAATGATCAATATGAAATAACCACGACAGAAGTGTCAAAcatcttaaaaattaattcatcTTAATGGTACAAGTTTAATGTAATTTCTTATGATAAAGTTCTATACTTTTAGAATTTAAATAGCATAGGGCTTAGCAGTAAATTACTTGTGAATTTTTACAGTCTTGGTTCCCTGCCATACTCATGGTAGGTATTCACACATCAGTTGATGGTTATAACCACTTTCATCAaatgtttttgtgtatgtgtgctttAGGTTTTGATGAAGAGTATTCAgtttacttaaaaatacaaataatgagtggctgggcggggtggctcacgcctataatcccagcactttgggaggccaaggcaggcggatcacgaggtcaggagatcgagaccatcctgcctaacacgatgaaacctcatctctactaaaaatacaaaaaattagccgggcatggtggcgggtgcctgtagtcccagctactcgggaggctgaggcaggagaatggcgtgaacctgggaggtggagcttgcagtgtgcagagatcgtgccactgcactccagtctgggcaacagagcgagactccatctcaaaaaaaaaaaaaaaaaaaaatacaaataatgtcTGTAAAGTAGCCAAAACTTATATTAGTTCTTCAAAGTACTACCTACAATTTAAGTCCTTGGTAAATCCAGATTACTTTAGCTTAGACTTTAATTTATACATTTgatgtaatttcattttatacTATTTATTTAGGAGTTATTCTCTGGTAACTTCTGGATGGTGAGCAAATAAAACTTATactatttttttcagaaacaacAACAAGTCTTCAAGCCAGCAGtcatcatcttcctcctcctcttcttccttatcATCGTGTTCTTCATCATCAACTGTTGTACAAGAAATCTCTCAACAAACAACTGTAGTGCCAGAATCTGATTCAAATAGTCAGGTTGATTGGACTTATGACCCAAATGAACCTCGATACTGCATTTGTAATCAGGTAAAAGTCTGATATGTCTATAAAAGTATAATCTGAATAAACTAGAAGGAAGAGAACTATTTCATTTTTAAGCACTTTTTTAAACTCACTTAAAATACCCTTGCTTTATTTGTATACTTTTCTCCCCCTTCTTACAAAAGTGACATTTGCTGTAAATACTgagtataaagaaaaatgttacccATAATCCTAGCCCTCAGATACAACCTGTAACTAAACATTTTTGGTGTACCACTACCATATACCTCACGTGCACATTGGCTGCCTTAATAAAATACaacagactgggtagcttaaacaacagaaaataattttctcacaggtatgaaggctgggaagtccaagatcaaggtgtccaCTGACTCAGTTCTGGAGGAGGGCTCCCTTCCTAGATGCAGACTGCTGCCTTCTCACCGGGTCCTCACATGATAGAGGGAGAAAGAGTGTGCTCTGgtgtcttttcttataagggcaccagcCTTGTCAGAGTAGGACCCCActctatgacctcatttaacctttacCACCTCCACACAGGCCCTGTGTCCAATTACAGTCAcgttgggggttaggacttcaacatatgaattttgagacaTAAGCATGCATTTCATAACACATGTCTATGCAGatttgcacatgcatgtgtgtatgtaagtTTGTCAGTAGGAACCACAGTGTATACTTTCTTGTTACTGGCTTTTTTCTCTAAATCAGGTATACCGAACATGATTTTTCTTTAAGATCATGTTTTTAATCTTCACATAGTTATCTCTTATGCCATCCACTGTAGTTTTTTTAACCAATACCTAGCTATAGATTATattagtggttttaatttgtttgAAATTAGGGATAATATTATGAtaggcattttttaaatgtaatccattttatacatataatttcTTGGATaatcttttagaaataaaattaggcTCTAAATGTTTGACAGActaccaaaatatattttctagaaatttattaccaaaaattaataaacataccTGTTTACTAAACCCTGTCCAACActggatattattttcttttaaaaactaagtaCCAATTTGGTAgttttatattattgttttaaatacacTAGTATTATTGAAGTTGGACGTTTTTtgaccatttttgttttttacattatgAATCGACTCCTAATGGTGTCGgctgatttttctattgtttttgttatgtactttaaatatttgcttaatttagttttttttaaataattctaaaattttaattttatgtagttatgactgttaattttttttttttatgaagcaAGCCATGGATTATATACTTAGAAGGGCTTTCTCTTTGGCTcttctttctacaaaaaattgtcttgtataatattttctcctagtttttacatggttttgtctagttctttgcatgcttcagtttcttcacattTAAGACAGTCTATCAGCAGATTATTGTGTCTAACAGTATGAGTTGccagtctgatttttaaaaattttaacaatttgtTAGCTGTTCTACTATCACCCGATAAACATTTTTCAGTACAAATGATAGAAAAGCGTATCCCGTATCCTGACAACAAAAGTAGATTACttgcaaaagaacaaaatcagaCTGAACCTAGAGTTTTCCTCTGTAACACTAAAACACTAGAAGGTGATGGAATATGTCTGTAGAGCTTTCAGGGAAAAATTAAGAGCCCCCAAAAACTTGATATTCAGAGAAGTTATTTCTCTGCATAGGaccatgtaaatatattttcactcATGCAGAGAATCAGAAGGTATGCCATCTAGTTAATCCTGTCTGAAAAATTATTCAGTCCACTGAGAACTTCAGTGAACTCAAGATTAGCAAGTTATGCCCTAAAGTGCTGGTGATGaagaccaaaagaaaaatgagaaaggacaTAAAATAGATAAGTTTAGAAGTTTCAAGGAAGTGGACTAttaattgcaaaaatataaatgaccTAATGTGACCCAAGAAGTAAAAACTTTCAGTAAGTAAATAATCaagaaagaaacttaaaatttttacaatAAGAACTACCCAGAAAGATGACTCCTTCGTCCAGGTGATTTATATAGCAAGTTCTTCCAGACTTCTGAAGGGCAGATAATTCCTGTGCATTTCTTCCCACCCTTGCCCCACCCCGCCCAAAAGAGTATTTTAGGAAAAAACTATTATAACTTGATTCTCAATGTAATTGTATATTCAGTGTATTTCCCTCTATTTTCCAGCAGTATCATACATAAACAGTTCATTGGGATTTAGGTGTTTGTTACATAGTCATAAtaaagacatttaattttttttaactaggtATCTTATGGTGAGATGGTGGGATGTGATAACCAAGATGTAAgtattacatttttctatttaggaatgaaaaaaatcacaggtTGTTATTACTTGAATATTTGTCTTATTTGCTGTATGGCTTGGTCTAAGAAAACAGGTTTGCAGGTATATTAGTTATGTTGTGCTAATGCTAGAATATTCCTCTTCAAAATAGGGTAATGTCCCTTAACGTGttccctattttaatttttaaagctaattttatggttttatgtgcAGATTGTCTCAGAAGTGTTATGTtgtatgaaaattataaataccCTCCTTTCcctttactaaaaaatactgtGTTTACTAGAATCCAGTTCATTTATCACATTgaagaaatggaattttaaaacaattcattCTTTCAGGCTGCACTGTGCTAAAGTGAAGGGTGGGATAATTGAGGATCTAATGTGAGATTATCTTCCTCTCATGAGTATAATATTTTTTCCTGTACTCTGCAGGTGTCAGCTGATAAGAGCCACCTCTGatctaaaaaataaaggaaatttgaAAGGAAGGAATTCTTCGTTTTTAGGAGACTTAATTTTAGTTAGAGATATGTTTTTTATTCAATACTGAGAATATTGTTGTCTAGTAATTTTGACTCCCTCCTTATTTAGTAGTGACAGGATCCTAAGATTAACAAGagttttaaatttgtaaaacaaTCTGAAGATTGAGGGAGCTGGCTAGGTGCATTAAAATGTGTACTTTTCCTAGACCTGATAGGGTTACAGCAACATGCTCATGTAGATTGGGACAGAGCCTCCTTCTATTTCCCTATCTAGAATCCCTTGTAGGCTGTTTGTGGTTATTGCAAAAACAATATTACCCAACCATTTCAAGAACATCACTGTAAACTCTTCTGGGGCAGTTAGTGAAAATGGTGAATGAGATTTCTATGAGTACCAGCATCATGCTTGTCTGATTCTTCTTATTCCCAGTTGTGCTCTTCTGAGTGCTAAGACTTTCCATGAAAGAGTTTT
This DNA window, taken from Pongo pygmaeus isolate AG05252 chromosome 6, NHGRI_mPonPyg2-v2.0_pri, whole genome shotgun sequence, encodes the following:
- the ING3 gene encoding inhibitor of growth protein 3 isoform X1, which encodes MLYLEDYLEMIEQLPMDLRDRFTEMREMDLQVQNAMDQLEQRVSEFFMNAKKNKPEWREEQMASIKKDYYKALEDADEKVQLANQIYDLVDRHLRKLDQELAKFKMELEADNAGITEILERRSLELDTPSQPVNNHHAHSHTPVEKRKYNPTSHHTTTDHIPEKKFKSEALLSTLTSDASKENTLGCRNNNSTASSNNAYNVNSSQPLGSYNIGSLSSGTGAGAITMAAAQAVQATAQMKEGRRTSSLKASYEAFKNNDFQLGKEFSMARETVGYSSSSALMTTLTQNASSSAADSRSGRKSKNNNKSSSQQSSSSSSSSSLSSCSSSSTVVQEISQQTTVVPESDSNSQVDWTYDPNEPRYCICNQVSYGEMVGCDNQDCPIEWFHYGCVGLTEAPKGKWYCPQCTAAMKRRGSRHK